Proteins encoded within one genomic window of Eurosta solidaginis isolate ZX-2024a chromosome 1, ASM4086904v1, whole genome shotgun sequence:
- the fid gene encoding uncharacterized protein fid isoform X1: MLTSCLTLASTTAISTKSSSDILAIFAKQSNVSDANLAIEFDDILDTKLVAPKKPSMTKQLTLSSPTTNNKSNHLPNAGSKSTTTSTLMLSPITEPPISISATSPKTQSESDTIQLKNSSDTKLLQRCPSNCTTFSPNPLLINGLPDLTSKIVVSPSIKVSTDTSGRSAALERAYVHDVYEHCEEPTGPIRPRIAQFLNNLEAGSVVCDVGCGNGRYLAHGNNAICTVGVDCCYRLSRVARDKGVEVLMCDNLELPFRDDSFDAVLSLAVVHHFATTERRVSALRELARILRIGGRVIITVWALEQRHRRFESQDVLIPWQPPKIRNLSCSDEEDDDSFLPPYHAYTEDSTNSSRSAGDGDSSSLSSSSPGESCYSFVRRAIQKLAGGRRHPWFLDSWTSKDTKNDSSLDFEDVKDLPIELRRLEDFDDFHDPPLSAGLKSRSLGSILNPPPRQIVRSRSSVPSLSGTVSHSDQNHKPGTQTFQHLQALDKSNGAGGIANLNSVSPTKLINTSNAKVLNSSTSLGRRPKLIKQKQSLYDEYQLPENSFHTISTFNSVNNSVSNNLFLRGGGCYYNSKNNNGSAQAAGSTTNPYSLHQQSSLTARQMMQASLFLRKQSSLNEELMAVNRLREKERVRKRIQKQTSLNEAFLCRSALFSKKLHVIRESFSKKVKTSTGSFEKVTKTGLNKLVHNLSSYIGPGTTAAGATEKPTCQTEQANVTPQNTNVAKCKKYHHHHHHHNPMQQQQQLQQQQTLNLQKYQRHQGVAMYVHEKHSPTSTLQKQLSLGSGANKYAGPVTYCNNPECATTTACYCSTYHYTGCNTFCPTNDINGNKEDKARRYSRESGSDSSKDSSLQSDTSIESEDSFASVIFIPKPEQHQQQLNYQQQHQNSNSSSSNSSSSNGRGNATGGGCPVYGNCCQHKNGTCKLRSQCNLASCITCLKHLQHANQQRLSSGPTSPLIMPCPPTPAHSPAAAQTAVTSPPQTVASVTAAMAILTPPLNGSYAANKIQNSKDEIKQTKEDVETRFNFDEAHIKQNEYIHETEHANEQQTFKEKRVELEEKITRQIVKNLPPIPKFRKQQSLQLIRQNFPIVRRSSGTSTTFLPSIPKLMSLELFNPATDDLDSDSSEASTPNSIDSVISTSSKPNMTVTTQSEQKEGGSEKGERNKNDHKGDQGNTIKMNEQKYCNGELNINNIYLNENDSCPIPPTRANTKTNATSLNQEETDCGEFAEQLNAQLLKKIKDKASLEDCESSEFTRDSSEQVDMYFSASGESLSRKRSTELRELSTIREELRDRRLMLANLSIQPSLQQSPTSSTSSLSSQTRSFTIHEENEDESDERSYSLQLYENCKVSKINYKRNRSYNLNAETAYLLQDDGDIFAEEEEEGEEKFNHSLKETEHKSFQYDLKVQKETATGRNINDIKYGSLESEGNLEKEGNNETKVCDKVRQISHNNRQSTESWGNSNSSTGSLESPSQGGATTHHRYYHVFREGELDALINHHVASLHIVSSYYERASWCVVAEKVQVWTI, translated from the exons ATGTTAACAAGTTGCTTGACACTTGCATCAACGACGGCGATCTCAACGAAATCTTCAAGTGATATTTTGGCCATTTTTGCTAAACAATctaatg tttcaGATGCAAACCTCGCCATTGAGTTTGACGATATATTGGACACAAAGTTAGTTGCACCTAAGAAGCCGTCAATGACGAAGCAATTGACTTTAAGTTCTCCTACAACAAATAACAAAAGTAATCATTTACCCAATGCTGGTAGTAAAAGCACAACCACAAGCACACTTATGCTGTCACCTATTACTGAACCTCCTATCAGTATCAGTGCCACCTCACCAAAAACTCAATCCGAATCGGATACCATCCAGTTGAAGAATAGCAGCGATACCAAGTTGTTGCAAAGGTGTCCCAGCAATTGTACCACATTTTCGCCAAACCCGCTTCTTATCAATGGCTTGCCTGATTTGACATCAAAAATCGTGGTATCGCCTTCCATAAAGGTCAGCACTGATACAAGTGGACGTTCTGCAGCTTTGGAACGAGCTTATGTTCACGATGTTTATGAGCATTGTGAGGAACCAACTGGTCCGATAAGACCACGCATAGCACAATTTCTCAACAACTTGGAGGCTGGTTCTGTAGTATGTGATGTGGGCTGCGGTAATGGACGTTATCTTGCCCATGGAAATAATGCCATTTGCACGGTGGGAGTAGATTGCTGTTACCGTCTGAGTAGAGTAGCTCGCGATAAAGGTGTAGAG GTTTTGATGTGCGATAATCTGGAGTTACCATTTCGAGATGACTCATTTGATGCCGTGCTATCTTTGGCTGTTGTTCATCATTTCGCCACCACTGAGAGGCGTGTGAGCGCTCTCCGTGAATTGGCACGTATATTACGTATTGGTGGACGCGTCATTATAACAGTCTGGGCACTTGAGCAGAGACATCGCCGCTTTGAATCACAAGATGTTCTCATTCCATGGCAACCACCGAAAATTCGTAATCTTAGTTGCTCGGATGAAGAGGACGATGATAGTTTTCTTCCACCATATCATGCATACACTGAAGACTCCACAAACTCAAGTCGCTCAGCTGGAGATGGCGACAGTTCTAGCTTATCATCCTCTTCACCTGGTGAATCATGTTATAGCTTCGTTCGACGAGCAATACAA AAACTTGCTGGCGGTCGCAGACATCCATGGTTTTTGGACTCGTGGACATCCAAAGATACAAAAAATGATAGTAGTCTAGACTTTGAGGATGTAAAAGATTTGCCTATCGAGCTAAGGCGGCTTGAAGATTTTGATGATTTTCATGATCCACCACTCTCTGCTGGACTCAAGTCAAGAAGTCTTGGTAGTATCTTGAATCCACCACCACGCCAAATAGTACGCTCACGTTCGAGTGTACCAAGCTTGAGTGGCACAGTTTCGCATTCCGATCAAAACCACAAGCCAGGTACACAAACTTTCCAGCACCTTCAAGCGTTGGATAAGAGCAACGGTGCTGGAGGTATTGCTAACCTAAATAGCGTTTCGCCAACTAAACTAATTAATACATCTAATGCCAAAGTTTTAAATAGTAGTACATCATTGGGTAGACGACCTAAACTGATCAAACAGAAACAATCACTCTATGATGAGTATCAACTGCCGGAAAATTCCTTTCACACGATAAGTACCTTCAATAGCGTTAATAATAGTGTCAGCAATAATTTGTTTCTACGCGGCGGCGGCTGTTACTAcaatagcaaaaataataatgGTAGTGCTCAGGCCGCAGGATCAACAACAAATCCATATAGTTTGCACCAGCAATCGTCTCTAACAGCTCGCCAAATGATGCAAGCAAGTTTATTTTTACGTAAGCAAAGTTCTTTGAATGAAGAACTTATGGCGGTCAATCGTTTGCGCGAAAAGGAGAGAGTACGTAAACGCATACAGAAGCAGACCTCATTAAATGAAGCATTTCTTTGCCGTTCGGCATTATTCTCAAAGAAGCTGCATGTTATACGAGAAAGCTTCTCAAAGAAAGTGAAAACTTCCACTGGAAGTTTTGAGAAAGTCACTAAAACTGGATTAAATAAATTAGTACATAACCTTTCATCATATATAGGACCGGGAACAACAGCCGCAGGAGCTACAGAGAAGCCAACGTGCCAAACAGAGCAAGCAAACGTAACACCGCAGAATACGAATGTTGCGAAATGTAAAAAATAtcatcaccatcatcatcatcataaccccatgcaacaacaacagcaattgcaACAGCAACAGACCCTTAATCTTCAAAAATACCAAAGGCACCAAGGTGTCGCTATGTATGTTCACGAAAAACATTCTCCAACATCAACCTTACAGAAACAATTATCCCTTGGTAGCGGTGCAAATAAATATGCTGGACCTGTAACATATTGCAACAATCCTGAATGCGCTACCACCACAGCATGCTATTGCAGTACTTATCATTATACAGGGTGCAACACATTTTGTCCGACTAACGATATTAATGGTAATAAGGAGGATAAAGCTAGACGATATTCTCGTGAGTCTGGCTCGGATTCCTCGAAAGACAGCAGTTTGCAATCTGATACCAGCATAGAGTCAGAGGATAGCTTCGCCTCAGTCATTTTTATACCTAAGCCAGAGCAACATCAGCAACAACTTAactaccaacaacaacaccagaaTTCCAACTCCAGTTCAAGCAATTCGTCTTCTAGCAACGGTAGGGGCAATGCAACTGGCGGTGGATGTCCTGTATATGGGAACTGTTGTCAACATAAGAACGGAACATGCAAATTACGATCCCAATGTAATCTTGCTAGCTGTATTACGTGTCTTAAACATCTGCAGCATGCAAACCAGCAGCGCCTATCATCTGGCCCTACATCGCCTCTGATTATGCCCTGCCCACCTACCCCAGCACACTCGCCAGCAGCAGCACAAACAGCAGTAACCTCACCACCTCAAACGGTGGCATCTGTTACCGCTGCAATGGCCATTCTGACTCCACCTTTAAATGGTAGCTATGCTGCGAATAAGATACAAAATTCGAAAGAcgaaataaaacaaactaaagaaGACGTTGAAACCCGGTTTAATTTCGATGAAGCGCATATCAAGCAAAATGAGTATATCCATGAAACAGAGCATGCAAACGAACAACaaacttttaaagaaaaaagggtcgaacttgaagaaaaaattacACGACAGATCGTCAAGAATCTACCTCCGATACCTAAATTTCGTAAACAACAGAGTTTGCAATTAATTCGGCAAAACTTTCCAATTGTTAGACGCTCCTCCGGCACATCCACTACATTTCTGCCGAGTATACCAAAACTTATGTCTCTTGAACTTTTTAATCCCGCCACTGATGATTTAGATAGTGATTCTAGTGAGGCATCTACACCAAATTCTATTGATAGTGTTATAAGTACTTCAAGTAAACCAAATATGACGGTCACAACTCAATCTGAGCAAAAAGAAGGAGGTTCGGAAAAGGGAGAACGTAACAAAAACGATCATAAAGGAGATCAGGGAAACACGATTAAAATGAACGAACAAAAGTATTGCAATGGAGAATTGAATATtaacaatatttatttaaatgaaaacgACAGTTGTCCCATACCACCAACGCGTGCAAATACTAAAACAAATGCGACCTCACTGAACCAAGAAGAAACGGACTGTGGCGAGTTTGCTGAACAGCTAAATGCACAATTGCTGAAGAAAATAAAAGACAAGGCCTCTTTGGAAGACTGTGAAAGTTCAGAATTTACTAGAGACTCTAGCGAGCAAGTAGATATGTATTTCAGTGCGTCGGGCGAAAGCCTTAGTAGGAAGCGAAGTACTGAGCTACGAGAATTGTCAACGATTCGAGAAGAGTTACGAGATCGTCGTTTAATGCTGGCTAATCTTTCAATACAACCAAGTTTACAACAATCGCCAACTTCGTCGACTTCTTCACTTTCTTCGCAAACTAGAAGTTTTACCATCCATGAGGAAAATGAAGACGAAAGTGATGAGCGAAGTTACTCTTTGCAACTGTACGAGAATTGCAAAGTCTCGAAAATTAATTATAAACGTAATCGGTCCTATAACCTTAACGCAGAAACGGCTTATTTGCTACAAGATGACGGAGATATATTTGCGGAGGAAGAAGAAGAGGGAGAGGAAAAATTCAACCACTCACTTAAAGAAACGGAACATAAAAGTTTTCAATATGATTTGAAAGTTCAGAAGGAAACGGCTACAGGACGCAACATAAATGACATTAAATATGGTTCTTTAGAATCTGAAGGAAATTTagaaaaagaaggcaataatgAAACAAAAGTATGCGATAAAGTACGGCAAATATCTCATAATAATCGACAGTCAACTGAGTCCTGGGGAAACTCAAACAGCTCAACAGGTTCGCTTGAAAGTCCGTCACAAGGCGGTGCCACAACCCATCATCGCTATTATCATGTCTTTCGCGAGGGTGAACTCGACGCTTTGATAAATCACCATGTGGCGAGTCTTCATATAGTTTCTTCATACTATGAGAGAGCCAGTTGGTGTGTGGTTGCGGAAAAGGTTCAAGTTTGGACAATATAA
- the fid gene encoding uncharacterized protein fid isoform X2 codes for MTKQLTLSSPTTNNKSNHLPNAGSKSTTTSTLMLSPITEPPISISATSPKTQSESDTIQLKNSSDTKLLQRCPSNCTTFSPNPLLINGLPDLTSKIVVSPSIKVSTDTSGRSAALERAYVHDVYEHCEEPTGPIRPRIAQFLNNLEAGSVVCDVGCGNGRYLAHGNNAICTVGVDCCYRLSRVARDKGVEVLMCDNLELPFRDDSFDAVLSLAVVHHFATTERRVSALRELARILRIGGRVIITVWALEQRHRRFESQDVLIPWQPPKIRNLSCSDEEDDDSFLPPYHAYTEDSTNSSRSAGDGDSSSLSSSSPGESCYSFVRRAIQKLAGGRRHPWFLDSWTSKDTKNDSSLDFEDVKDLPIELRRLEDFDDFHDPPLSAGLKSRSLGSILNPPPRQIVRSRSSVPSLSGTVSHSDQNHKPGTQTFQHLQALDKSNGAGGIANLNSVSPTKLINTSNAKVLNSSTSLGRRPKLIKQKQSLYDEYQLPENSFHTISTFNSVNNSVSNNLFLRGGGCYYNSKNNNGSAQAAGSTTNPYSLHQQSSLTARQMMQASLFLRKQSSLNEELMAVNRLREKERVRKRIQKQTSLNEAFLCRSALFSKKLHVIRESFSKKVKTSTGSFEKVTKTGLNKLVHNLSSYIGPGTTAAGATEKPTCQTEQANVTPQNTNVAKCKKYHHHHHHHNPMQQQQQLQQQQTLNLQKYQRHQGVAMYVHEKHSPTSTLQKQLSLGSGANKYAGPVTYCNNPECATTTACYCSTYHYTGCNTFCPTNDINGNKEDKARRYSRESGSDSSKDSSLQSDTSIESEDSFASVIFIPKPEQHQQQLNYQQQHQNSNSSSSNSSSSNGRGNATGGGCPVYGNCCQHKNGTCKLRSQCNLASCITCLKHLQHANQQRLSSGPTSPLIMPCPPTPAHSPAAAQTAVTSPPQTVASVTAAMAILTPPLNGSYAANKIQNSKDEIKQTKEDVETRFNFDEAHIKQNEYIHETEHANEQQTFKEKRVELEEKITRQIVKNLPPIPKFRKQQSLQLIRQNFPIVRRSSGTSTTFLPSIPKLMSLELFNPATDDLDSDSSEASTPNSIDSVISTSSKPNMTVTTQSEQKEGGSEKGERNKNDHKGDQGNTIKMNEQKYCNGELNINNIYLNENDSCPIPPTRANTKTNATSLNQEETDCGEFAEQLNAQLLKKIKDKASLEDCESSEFTRDSSEQVDMYFSASGESLSRKRSTELRELSTIREELRDRRLMLANLSIQPSLQQSPTSSTSSLSSQTRSFTIHEENEDESDERSYSLQLYENCKVSKINYKRNRSYNLNAETAYLLQDDGDIFAEEEEEGEEKFNHSLKETEHKSFQYDLKVQKETATGRNINDIKYGSLESEGNLEKEGNNETKVCDKVRQISHNNRQSTESWGNSNSSTGSLESPSQGGATTHHRYYHVFREGELDALINHHVASLHIVSSYYERASWCVVAEKVQVWTI; via the exons ATGACGAAGCAATTGACTTTAAGTTCTCCTACAACAAATAACAAAAGTAATCATTTACCCAATGCTGGTAGTAAAAGCACAACCACAAGCACACTTATGCTGTCACCTATTACTGAACCTCCTATCAGTATCAGTGCCACCTCACCAAAAACTCAATCCGAATCGGATACCATCCAGTTGAAGAATAGCAGCGATACCAAGTTGTTGCAAAGGTGTCCCAGCAATTGTACCACATTTTCGCCAAACCCGCTTCTTATCAATGGCTTGCCTGATTTGACATCAAAAATCGTGGTATCGCCTTCCATAAAGGTCAGCACTGATACAAGTGGACGTTCTGCAGCTTTGGAACGAGCTTATGTTCACGATGTTTATGAGCATTGTGAGGAACCAACTGGTCCGATAAGACCACGCATAGCACAATTTCTCAACAACTTGGAGGCTGGTTCTGTAGTATGTGATGTGGGCTGCGGTAATGGACGTTATCTTGCCCATGGAAATAATGCCATTTGCACGGTGGGAGTAGATTGCTGTTACCGTCTGAGTAGAGTAGCTCGCGATAAAGGTGTAGAG GTTTTGATGTGCGATAATCTGGAGTTACCATTTCGAGATGACTCATTTGATGCCGTGCTATCTTTGGCTGTTGTTCATCATTTCGCCACCACTGAGAGGCGTGTGAGCGCTCTCCGTGAATTGGCACGTATATTACGTATTGGTGGACGCGTCATTATAACAGTCTGGGCACTTGAGCAGAGACATCGCCGCTTTGAATCACAAGATGTTCTCATTCCATGGCAACCACCGAAAATTCGTAATCTTAGTTGCTCGGATGAAGAGGACGATGATAGTTTTCTTCCACCATATCATGCATACACTGAAGACTCCACAAACTCAAGTCGCTCAGCTGGAGATGGCGACAGTTCTAGCTTATCATCCTCTTCACCTGGTGAATCATGTTATAGCTTCGTTCGACGAGCAATACAA AAACTTGCTGGCGGTCGCAGACATCCATGGTTTTTGGACTCGTGGACATCCAAAGATACAAAAAATGATAGTAGTCTAGACTTTGAGGATGTAAAAGATTTGCCTATCGAGCTAAGGCGGCTTGAAGATTTTGATGATTTTCATGATCCACCACTCTCTGCTGGACTCAAGTCAAGAAGTCTTGGTAGTATCTTGAATCCACCACCACGCCAAATAGTACGCTCACGTTCGAGTGTACCAAGCTTGAGTGGCACAGTTTCGCATTCCGATCAAAACCACAAGCCAGGTACACAAACTTTCCAGCACCTTCAAGCGTTGGATAAGAGCAACGGTGCTGGAGGTATTGCTAACCTAAATAGCGTTTCGCCAACTAAACTAATTAATACATCTAATGCCAAAGTTTTAAATAGTAGTACATCATTGGGTAGACGACCTAAACTGATCAAACAGAAACAATCACTCTATGATGAGTATCAACTGCCGGAAAATTCCTTTCACACGATAAGTACCTTCAATAGCGTTAATAATAGTGTCAGCAATAATTTGTTTCTACGCGGCGGCGGCTGTTACTAcaatagcaaaaataataatgGTAGTGCTCAGGCCGCAGGATCAACAACAAATCCATATAGTTTGCACCAGCAATCGTCTCTAACAGCTCGCCAAATGATGCAAGCAAGTTTATTTTTACGTAAGCAAAGTTCTTTGAATGAAGAACTTATGGCGGTCAATCGTTTGCGCGAAAAGGAGAGAGTACGTAAACGCATACAGAAGCAGACCTCATTAAATGAAGCATTTCTTTGCCGTTCGGCATTATTCTCAAAGAAGCTGCATGTTATACGAGAAAGCTTCTCAAAGAAAGTGAAAACTTCCACTGGAAGTTTTGAGAAAGTCACTAAAACTGGATTAAATAAATTAGTACATAACCTTTCATCATATATAGGACCGGGAACAACAGCCGCAGGAGCTACAGAGAAGCCAACGTGCCAAACAGAGCAAGCAAACGTAACACCGCAGAATACGAATGTTGCGAAATGTAAAAAATAtcatcaccatcatcatcatcataaccccatgcaacaacaacagcaattgcaACAGCAACAGACCCTTAATCTTCAAAAATACCAAAGGCACCAAGGTGTCGCTATGTATGTTCACGAAAAACATTCTCCAACATCAACCTTACAGAAACAATTATCCCTTGGTAGCGGTGCAAATAAATATGCTGGACCTGTAACATATTGCAACAATCCTGAATGCGCTACCACCACAGCATGCTATTGCAGTACTTATCATTATACAGGGTGCAACACATTTTGTCCGACTAACGATATTAATGGTAATAAGGAGGATAAAGCTAGACGATATTCTCGTGAGTCTGGCTCGGATTCCTCGAAAGACAGCAGTTTGCAATCTGATACCAGCATAGAGTCAGAGGATAGCTTCGCCTCAGTCATTTTTATACCTAAGCCAGAGCAACATCAGCAACAACTTAactaccaacaacaacaccagaaTTCCAACTCCAGTTCAAGCAATTCGTCTTCTAGCAACGGTAGGGGCAATGCAACTGGCGGTGGATGTCCTGTATATGGGAACTGTTGTCAACATAAGAACGGAACATGCAAATTACGATCCCAATGTAATCTTGCTAGCTGTATTACGTGTCTTAAACATCTGCAGCATGCAAACCAGCAGCGCCTATCATCTGGCCCTACATCGCCTCTGATTATGCCCTGCCCACCTACCCCAGCACACTCGCCAGCAGCAGCACAAACAGCAGTAACCTCACCACCTCAAACGGTGGCATCTGTTACCGCTGCAATGGCCATTCTGACTCCACCTTTAAATGGTAGCTATGCTGCGAATAAGATACAAAATTCGAAAGAcgaaataaaacaaactaaagaaGACGTTGAAACCCGGTTTAATTTCGATGAAGCGCATATCAAGCAAAATGAGTATATCCATGAAACAGAGCATGCAAACGAACAACaaacttttaaagaaaaaagggtcgaacttgaagaaaaaattacACGACAGATCGTCAAGAATCTACCTCCGATACCTAAATTTCGTAAACAACAGAGTTTGCAATTAATTCGGCAAAACTTTCCAATTGTTAGACGCTCCTCCGGCACATCCACTACATTTCTGCCGAGTATACCAAAACTTATGTCTCTTGAACTTTTTAATCCCGCCACTGATGATTTAGATAGTGATTCTAGTGAGGCATCTACACCAAATTCTATTGATAGTGTTATAAGTACTTCAAGTAAACCAAATATGACGGTCACAACTCAATCTGAGCAAAAAGAAGGAGGTTCGGAAAAGGGAGAACGTAACAAAAACGATCATAAAGGAGATCAGGGAAACACGATTAAAATGAACGAACAAAAGTATTGCAATGGAGAATTGAATATtaacaatatttatttaaatgaaaacgACAGTTGTCCCATACCACCAACGCGTGCAAATACTAAAACAAATGCGACCTCACTGAACCAAGAAGAAACGGACTGTGGCGAGTTTGCTGAACAGCTAAATGCACAATTGCTGAAGAAAATAAAAGACAAGGCCTCTTTGGAAGACTGTGAAAGTTCAGAATTTACTAGAGACTCTAGCGAGCAAGTAGATATGTATTTCAGTGCGTCGGGCGAAAGCCTTAGTAGGAAGCGAAGTACTGAGCTACGAGAATTGTCAACGATTCGAGAAGAGTTACGAGATCGTCGTTTAATGCTGGCTAATCTTTCAATACAACCAAGTTTACAACAATCGCCAACTTCGTCGACTTCTTCACTTTCTTCGCAAACTAGAAGTTTTACCATCCATGAGGAAAATGAAGACGAAAGTGATGAGCGAAGTTACTCTTTGCAACTGTACGAGAATTGCAAAGTCTCGAAAATTAATTATAAACGTAATCGGTCCTATAACCTTAACGCAGAAACGGCTTATTTGCTACAAGATGACGGAGATATATTTGCGGAGGAAGAAGAAGAGGGAGAGGAAAAATTCAACCACTCACTTAAAGAAACGGAACATAAAAGTTTTCAATATGATTTGAAAGTTCAGAAGGAAACGGCTACAGGACGCAACATAAATGACATTAAATATGGTTCTTTAGAATCTGAAGGAAATTTagaaaaagaaggcaataatgAAACAAAAGTATGCGATAAAGTACGGCAAATATCTCATAATAATCGACAGTCAACTGAGTCCTGGGGAAACTCAAACAGCTCAACAGGTTCGCTTGAAAGTCCGTCACAAGGCGGTGCCACAACCCATCATCGCTATTATCATGTCTTTCGCGAGGGTGAACTCGACGCTTTGATAAATCACCATGTGGCGAGTCTTCATATAGTTTCTTCATACTATGAGAGAGCCAGTTGGTGTGTGGTTGCGGAAAAGGTTCAAGTTTGGACAATATAA